From the Priestia aryabhattai genome, one window contains:
- a CDS encoding MMPL family transporter produces MKFIVKFKWVIAAFILALTVILMLTAPNLTKLASEKGQSQLPDDAVSSRASQILKDAGEDSNTISMVIKLDKALNADSEKQIQQIINKTGKIKGVKDVTTPLTDDQDVRNQLMSKDKKTVLVPVTVSGSDEKVEKIANQIYDSVPKDVTAYVTGASLINQDFAHSSEEGLKKTEFITIFLILGLLLLVFRSVVTPFIPILIVGITYLISQSLLGILVKNVDFPISTFTQTFLVAILFGIGTDYCILLLNRFREELANGHDKVEATITAYRTAGRTLFISGIAVFIGFAAIGFAKFAIFQSAVGVAVGVGVLLVILFTLLPLFMVTLGEKLFWPSKKVASHSDNKLWGFLGKNAVTRPFVFLVITAIITVPFIVTYDSKVSFDSTAEISSDYKSIKGLNAISDALGEGKAFPVNVIIKGDKELTKADVIPYLGNISKAIEKVDHVDSVMTITQPTGEKINDLYVNSQLGSVSDGIKDAVKGIGDVQKGLSDVEKGLNQIADQTGSASKEESSGSLTPVADGLAQINQQLQLVSTQLSTTGNVQQAVPQLAAISKELTTIQTGLEQANENLSAQQGQVGTLSDSINQLAKGVNSANDGLTKISDGLTKATDMLDNMSDSSTVRDTGIYLPAEVMKDKGFKQSIDNYSFADGKGVKLSVVLDQNPYSEEAISTVKNIEKAVANEVVDTPFEHTEIVYGGVSSSNADLKDLSTTDLSRTMVIMMIGLFIVLTILFRSMVMPVYMIASLLLTYYTAMGISELLFVDIMGNDGISWAVPFFSFVILVALGIDYSIFLLDRFNEEVKSGVAEGMVTSMSKMGSVIITAAIILAGTFGAMMPSGVLTLVHVATVVIIGLLLYGLVILPLLMPAIVVTLGEGNWWPFLRKKEKEME; encoded by the coding sequence ATGAAATTTATCGTGAAATTTAAATGGGTGATTGCTGCCTTTATTTTAGCTTTAACGGTTATATTGATGCTAACGGCACCGAATTTAACAAAGCTTGCAAGTGAAAAAGGACAGTCCCAGCTTCCAGATGATGCAGTTTCATCTAGAGCCAGCCAAATTTTAAAAGATGCCGGGGAAGACAGTAACACTATCAGCATGGTTATTAAGTTAGATAAAGCATTAAATGCAGATAGTGAGAAGCAAATACAGCAAATCATTAATAAGACAGGGAAAATTAAAGGTGTGAAAGACGTAACAACTCCTTTAACAGATGATCAAGATGTTCGTAATCAATTAATGTCTAAAGACAAAAAAACAGTTTTAGTTCCGGTTACTGTCAGTGGATCGGATGAAAAAGTCGAAAAAATAGCGAATCAGATTTATGACAGCGTGCCAAAAGACGTTACCGCATATGTAACAGGTGCATCTCTTATTAATCAAGATTTCGCACACAGTTCAGAAGAAGGGTTAAAGAAAACCGAGTTTATTACCATCTTTTTGATTTTAGGTTTACTTTTACTCGTTTTCCGTTCAGTAGTGACGCCGTTTATTCCTATTTTAATAGTAGGAATCACATACTTAATCAGTCAGTCGTTATTAGGTATTTTAGTTAAAAATGTAGATTTTCCAATCTCAACGTTTACGCAAACGTTCTTAGTAGCTATTCTGTTTGGAATTGGTACGGATTACTGCATTCTTTTACTTAACCGTTTCCGTGAAGAATTGGCTAACGGGCATGATAAAGTAGAAGCCACAATCACAGCTTACCGTACAGCAGGAAGAACGCTATTCATCAGCGGAATTGCCGTATTTATTGGTTTTGCAGCCATCGGATTTGCCAAGTTTGCTATTTTCCAATCGGCTGTCGGCGTAGCAGTGGGCGTAGGTGTGCTGCTAGTCATTTTATTTACCCTGCTTCCACTTTTTATGGTTACCCTTGGAGAAAAATTATTTTGGCCGTCTAAAAAAGTGGCTTCTCATAGCGATAATAAGCTGTGGGGCTTTTTAGGAAAAAATGCAGTGACGCGACCGTTCGTGTTTTTAGTCATTACAGCTATTATTACCGTGCCTTTTATTGTGACGTATGACTCAAAAGTGTCGTTTGACTCTACTGCTGAAATCAGCAGTGATTATAAATCTATAAAAGGACTAAATGCCATCAGTGACGCACTCGGAGAAGGAAAAGCGTTTCCTGTCAATGTTATTATTAAAGGAGATAAAGAGTTAACAAAAGCGGATGTTATTCCTTATTTAGGAAATATAAGCAAAGCAATTGAAAAAGTGGATCACGTGGACTCCGTCATGACCATCACACAACCTACAGGAGAAAAAATTAATGATTTATATGTTAATTCACAGCTGGGCTCTGTATCAGATGGAATCAAAGATGCTGTTAAAGGAATTGGAGATGTACAAAAAGGATTAAGTGATGTTGAAAAAGGGCTAAATCAAATAGCTGACCAAACAGGTTCTGCTTCTAAAGAAGAATCTAGCGGGTCGCTTACACCTGTAGCAGACGGATTGGCTCAAATTAATCAACAGCTGCAGCTCGTCAGCACTCAGCTTTCTACCACAGGAAATGTGCAACAAGCGGTTCCTCAGCTTGCAGCAATCAGCAAAGAACTTACTACCATTCAAACCGGTCTTGAACAAGCAAATGAGAATCTTTCAGCTCAGCAAGGTCAAGTAGGAACGCTATCGGACAGTATCAATCAGTTAGCAAAAGGTGTTAATAGTGCGAATGATGGACTGACGAAGATCTCAGATGGTTTAACAAAAGCAACAGATATGCTTGATAACATGAGTGACAGCTCAACAGTTAGAGATACGGGTATTTATCTTCCAGCAGAAGTGATGAAAGATAAAGGGTTTAAACAATCCATCGATAACTATTCCTTTGCAGATGGAAAAGGAGTTAAGCTAAGTGTAGTGCTTGATCAAAATCCATATTCTGAAGAAGCCATTTCAACTGTAAAAAATATTGAAAAAGCGGTGGCAAACGAAGTCGTAGATACGCCGTTTGAGCATACAGAAATTGTTTACGGAGGCGTATCGAGCTCAAATGCGGATTTAAAAGATTTATCCACAACGGATCTTTCACGCACAATGGTCATTATGATGATTGGACTGTTTATTGTTTTGACCATTTTATTCCGTTCAATGGTAATGCCTGTATACATGATTGCTTCACTGCTGCTTACGTATTATACAGCAATGGGAATCTCAGAGCTTCTATTCGTGGATATAATGGGGAATGACGGAATCAGCTGGGCGGTGCCATTCTTTAGTTTTGTTATTTTAGTTGCCCTGGGAATTGACTACTCTATTTTCTTGTTAGACCGTTTTAACGAAGAAGTGAAGAGCGGCGTAGCAGAAGGAATGGTTACGTCTATGAGTAAGATGGGGTCGGTTATTATTACTGCTGCTATTATACTAGCCGGAACGTTTGGGGCTATGATGCCATCAGGTGTATTAACACTTGTGCATGTAGCAACAGTTGTTATTATTGGTCTTTTACTTTATGGTCTTGTTATTCTTCCGCTTCTTATGCCAGCGATTGTTGTGACGCTTGGAGAGGGAAACTGGTGGCCGTTTCTTCGAAAAAAAGAAAAAGAAATGGAATAG